The genomic stretch CCAACAGGTTCTACTCCGCCAACAGGGCGAGCTCATCCTGATCGAGACCATCACTCGTGGGATCGACGTCGAAGAAGGCGGCTACATGTGGCGCGGTGAACTGCGCCTCTGGGACAACGAGATCCTCATGGGGTGGTACGCCGCCGCCGACGGAGCCGTCCGCTCAAAGGGAACGATGTACTTCGTCCTCCACCCTCACGGCGTGAGCCTGAAGGGACGATGGGTCGGCCTCAGCTACGACGGCGAGATTATGACTGGATGGGGCGCGATGGGCAAGACCGAGGCGGACGCTCGCGCTTTGATCGCTGAGCTGAAGCAAGACCCTGCCGCCGCCGAAGCCCTAGAACCGGCTACGTCATGACGGAGGCATGCGAAGTCATCATCACTGCGCCAGACCCCACCTGGTTGGCCGACCTCACTCGCCGCCTTGTGGAGGACCGCCTTTGCGCATGCGGCCACAACATCCCCGAGATCCGCTCCATCTACCGGTGGAAAGGCAAGATCGAGGAAACGTCGGAAGCCCGCGTAGCACTCCACACGCGCGCTTCGCTTGTCCCCGCCATCATCGAACGCGTCAAGGCCGAGCACCCCTACGAAGTGCCGTGCGTCATCGCGACACCCATCGCCGAGGGCAACCCGGACTACCTCCGCTGGATCGAAGACGAGACGCGAACTCCGTAACCGGATCTCCTGCCGAATTGCCATTGTGTGAATCAAGGCGGCGGCTACGCCGCCGCACCCGCGCGGCCCTCCCCGCGCTGCGCGTGCGGCCTGGGGGCCGTTCTCGCGCGGGAGCCGCGCGGGCAGAGGGGGGGCATAGTCGGCCAAGCTGATCACATGGCAGGCAGTAACCCGAGCAAACCGGACGGGCCGGCGAAGGTCAGGACATGCCTCCGGCGGGGACTCAGCTCCGGGATGATCGCGAACGGTACCCAACCGGATCAGTGGCTGAGGTGAGCCTGATCTTCCCGCCCGCCACGTCCAGGCAGAGCCCAGCAGATCAAGGCCATGGGGCCAAGGTCGTTCTTCCAGTGGGGAGCTCCAGCCTTGACCCCATGGCCTTGATCCGCTGCATTACATGTGGACGAGGCAGACGGGAAGATCAGGCAGGAGAGGAAGTAGAAGGTCCGCACCCCATGTCGTGACAGCCAAGCTGACAGCCGAGGCGACAATCGCCAGCGGATGCGGACGGACAACTACGGACCACCAAACGCCAGGTCCAAGCCGTCTAGCTTGTTCGCGTCCTCTTCTTTTAATCCGTAGGTTCCGGGTTCGAGCCCCGGGCGCCCTACCACTCTTGATCTCGGAATCGCCCTCTGAACTGGGCCTTTCCTCTGCCGTAGATGTTCGATCTTGTGCCGCTGAGCGCGACTGTGGACCGTCAGACGCCGCTGTCTCCGGACTATTCACGGACTGATCTTGGTTCCACTTGGCGAGCGTGTTCTCGATCCGTTCGTTGGCCGCAACCTCTTGCCCGTCTATGCATCTGGCGTAGACACGGAGCAGGATCTCTACGCCATGACCGGCTCGTCTGGCCACCTCAGGAGCCGGAACACCAGAGTTGAGCCACAACGTCACGCCGCCATGTCGAAGGTCGTACGGCCTACCCGCAAGTGGTGAGATCACTTGCGCAGGCATAAGAGCGTATTGCCGCGCCTCGGTCCAGACGGCCGAGCAGACGGACCGTCACCTCACCAACCGGGTCTACCGCCGATCGTTCTGTCAGCTTGCCAGCTCACCGCAGCCTCGGGACTACTCCTGACCACAACACCCTTCGGCGGACTCGCCCCCGTCAGCATCAGAATGGATACTCTGGTAGCGATCACCATTCTTGGGATCTTCGGCACAGGCTTCGCCTACGTCCTGAACTACCGAATCATTCAAGATGATGGTGCCGTAGTCGCTTCCGTAGTGACCTACCTGCTTCCAGCCATCGCGGTGATTCTCGGATGGGCGGTCCTGGCTGAGACCCCTCAGCCAACCGCCTTGGTTGGCATGCTGATTGTCCTGCTAGGCGTTGGACTGACCCGATGGCGGAAGACATCGCCAAAGAATGCAACCATGAGAGCAGAAAGAGGAAATGGTCCTTGGCTATCAAAATAAGCCACAAAACTAGACGCGCATTGTATCG from Nonomuraea polychroma encodes the following:
- a CDS encoding helix-turn-helix transcriptional regulator — its product is MHEIIRQRRGEQGMSQADLAARVGVDKRQIRRYETGDTQPTLSVAKAIARALGITLDQLAGEETHRIDLSGEWWASWQTSMQGEEVITAQQVLLRQQGELILIETITRGIDVEEGGYMWRGELRLWDNEILMGWYAAADGAVRSKGTMYFVLHPHGVSLKGRWVGLSYDGEIMTGWGAMGKTEADARALIAELKQDPAAAEALEPATS
- the cutA gene encoding divalent-cation tolerance protein CutA; this translates as MTEACEVIITAPDPTWLADLTRRLVEDRLCACGHNIPEIRSIYRWKGKIEETSEARVALHTRASLVPAIIERVKAEHPYEVPCVIATPIAEGNPDYLRWIEDETRTP
- a CDS encoding DMT family transporter is translated as MPRLGPDGRADGPSPHQPGLPPIVLSACQLTAASGLLLTTTPFGGLAPVSIRMDTLVAITILGIFGTGFAYVLNYRIIQDDGAVVASVVTYLLPAIAVILGWAVLAETPQPTALVGMLIVLLGVGLTRWRKTSPKNATMRAERGNGPWLSK